A single region of the Nomia melanderi isolate GNS246 chromosome 12, iyNomMela1, whole genome shotgun sequence genome encodes:
- the LOC116426286 gene encoding uncharacterized protein LOC116426286, producing the protein MASMCGSMKSYPALNTGSYYRPGAYPYQNDYYLPPRSTWSRVSPQQSKKQRGNTTWKVGSAMLIISAMLVLIAVFAIAGLALWMGALRTDSKNAIVGFTCTFRVTKGEKYNPMLKLNTSMVFREKERKYKNIFELLFQRSVLGSAYQKTIIDKFESGILKVFFRIYLDRRKIPRSITNVEDTIEDIIAKETYSSSSLFKDMELDLTSISVKRINPDVSGSQKQAQQRNAMITKNGLLRPSRNSSLITSPKTKAKPSKPESSEPEIDFSNIPTIQGTYKASKVNITSPNKTISTQEAVKTQPNLKNGTKGSLPQDQTTTKSSATVTTELSHINAQTTPLRIKEKLNYTTNADKLKETIKEPAKRIVPTSTISTTQTDDMFKDFQKPDFETSPWKPIIPGYINTELKLLPDSVIKTNYKVNYSNTNAGEALSETAVRVQSEPAEPSTPKTMPEALNSYMNIPGLSGFDREDTDFPHDRVVPQEMVNFRVNGKFKNKIPGLMEDGQIFTAPPLVQPEERPDIEVSGQLPPETYNLKLRTSSQPEKAEFSFTKPYRSTNENETGWRVPGSPIAYTLSDSRIKNVDGSEINKNIGELSKEHKKKIDENSNLLSTIATSTPKWQRPVHSNIESTTTVSRVGVAEPVPDPDDELEPRNRYSDIQAITKQNDALQDRKVDKNSQEPVYTSYKTPDLNGAALRPSLIENSGTLKPFRHTIPVDKITSVVSFNANKDDNKQEINAVTDSIMNDENVRLNASNSKKNTTTDSRTKVSSVMKEEIEMETLRDNDSNINGQKKNAKVELSEDNSPTDTSTQGIIDDDKFLKLGTTEVYSEMIQPAYNNIDKLVLKNDDVKTPPGRLTPNISRNSTFIEIDTLKHTPGETEDTDASEDKLSSNVDEGTVWLSNGTSKPSVSLDTRKKVYNDTLKAYVVENQVTLAPAKTNTGIGRPVRPRPKVDKEKTSKTSEKSSNRSSSDDTILLEQLFGVQSHERNATKRHPLSNQQLQIDDLHGGHARIEQIVEVVTSISTKVSSNLSDDPIVLKLLVTNSTSLPVIRSESHEQETSTPQFSIPEEFSLDGQEENRSFVDESEESQESNKGIKTSPSTSSNAQTSDRKISAMEESRYLLEKLKQLAEIGTDDKPVKSNKNNSKPAISVSNTKSNSMADAKPLDFSKLKEIADIATGNETLMNSSAGFTMTRDGVEIFTKILNKMEDRTDKMISTTEKSSEIDDCFGFLCKDGKCLPSSGRCNMLGECTNSEDEVNCACADFLKAQLLHQKICDGIVDCWDYSDETDCDWCEEGQFVCGNSRTCVDHDKVCNGFTDCPEGEDEKKCTALIEDDTILHYEKEITLAGNVNNSDATVTKGVYLSPENVPEVQSSSNKDVIFDQEAVESSILESTTLSLFKDNSQTEKIINSESELTIKQGTFFDNHEHLNGTTHVSGREISSNTKHVLTHGNSIHVNTKKNGSTDTINFKKEINNYNEKGYINIRKNGKWGKLCLSGMDGLLQERQASWSIEDLGRAVCKAITYQDFETVEKVLDENSESSRSYYSLSYNEKPLDKTILTFKPSECPSGEILRVKCKNLECGIRTQVPSQARIVGGGSSSAGSWPWQVALYKEGDYQCGGALVNDRWILSAAHCFYHAQDEYWVARIGATRRGSFPSPYEQVLRLDYISLHPEYIDNGFINDIAMLRLEKPVIFSDYVRPVCLPETEPKSGTMCTVTGWGQLFEIGRIFPDTLQEVQLPVISTEECRRKTLFLPLYRITSGMLCAGLKDGGRDACLGDSGGPLVCSGSDNKYTLHGITSNGYGCARPGRPGVYTKVHHYLPWVEHTISREDIRSLMVSCKGHRCPLGECLPKSRVCNGFLECSDGSDERNCPINL; encoded by the exons AACGATTATTACTTACCACCACGGTCAACATGGTCGAGGGTCTCGCCGCAACAGTCGAAGAAACAAAGAGGCAACACCACGTGGAAAGTCGGCAGTGCAATGTTAATTATCTCCGCTATGCTAGTATTAATCGCTGTCTTTGCGATCGCTGGTCTCGCGTTATGGATGGGAG CACTCCGAACGGACTCGAAAAATG cgATCGTCGGGTTCACGTGCACGTTCAGGGTGACCAAGGGGGAAAAGTACAACCCCATGTTGAAGCTGAACACGAGTATGGTGTTCCGGGAGAAGGAACGGAAATACAAGAATATA TTCGAGCTGTTGTTTCAAAGAAGCGTGTTAGGCAGCGCTTATCAGAAGACGATCATCGACAAGTTCGAGAGTGGTATACTGAAAGTCTTCTTCAGGATTTACTTGGACAGAAGGAAGATACCTCGATCAATCACCAACGTCGAGGATACAATCGAGGACATTATCGCGAAGGAGACGTACTCATCGTCCTCCTTGTTCAAGGACATGGAACTGGACCTCACCAGCATATCTGTAAAAA GAATAAATCCAGACGTATCTGGAAGTCAAAAGCAGGCGCAACAGAGGAACGCCATGATCACGAAAAACGGTCTGCTGCGACCGAGTAGAAATAGTTCGCTGATCACGAGCCCAAAAACGAAGGCGAAGCCGAGCAAACCAGAATCCAGCGAGCCTGAAATCGACTTCAGCAACATACCAACGATTCAGGGGACGTACAAAGCTTCGAAGGTGAACATCACGTCCCCAAACAAGACGATTTCTACTCAGGAGGCTGTGAAGACGCAGCCGAACCTGAAAAATGGTACCAAAGGATCGTTACCTCAGGATCAAACCACGACAAAGTCTTCTGCAACGGTAACCACTGAGCTAAGTCACATCAACGCGCAGACTACACCTCTAAGGATCAAGGAGAAGCTCAATTACACCACTAATGCGGACAAATTGAAGGAAACAATCAAAGAACCAGCCAAAAGAATCGTCCCGACGTCTACCATATCCACAACGCAAACTGATGATATGTTTAAAGATTTCCAGAAACCAGACTTTGAAACATCCCCGTGGAAACCCATCATTCCTGGATACATAAATACCGAACTGAAATTGCTACCCGATAGCGTTATCAAAACGAATTATAAAGTGAATTACAGCAATACGAATGCAGGAGAAGCTCTCTCCGAAACTGCTGTCAGGGTTCAAAGCGAACCAGCTGAACCATCCACGCCAAAAACGATGCCGGAAGCATTGAACTCTTATATGAACATTCCTGGGTTAAGTGGCTTCGATAGAGAAGACACCGACTTTCCTCACGACAGGGTCGTGCCCCAGGAGATGGTGAACTTCCGCGTGAACGGGAAATTCAAGAATAAGATCCCCGGCCTGATGGAAGACGGCCAGATCTTCACGGCTCCGCCGCTGGTCCAGCCAGAAGAGAGGCCGGATATCGAAGTGTCAGGACAATTACCGCCCGAGACGTACAACTTGAAGCTCCGGACTTCTTCCCAGCCGGAGAAGGCTGAGTTTTCGTTCACGAAGCCATATCGATCCACCAATGAGAATGAAACTGGATGGAGGGTACCTGGAtcgccgatcgcgtataccctAAGTGATAGCAGAATCAAAAATGTCGATGGatcagaaataaataagaacattggCGAACTGTCTAAGGAACATAAGAAAAAGATAGATGAGAATTCGAATCTTTTATCGACGATCGCTACCAGCACGCCAAAATGGCAGCGACCGGTCCATTCCAACATCGAGTCGACTACAACAGTGTCTAGAGTAGGGGTAGCAGAACCTGTACCTGATCCAGATGACGAATTGGAACCGAGGAATCGATACTCGGACATTCAAGCCATTACGAAACAGAACGACGCGCTGCAGGATAGAAAGGTGGACAAAAATAGCCAGGAACCAGTGTACACTAGTTATAAGACACCTGACTTGAATGGAGCTGCCCTCAGGCCGAGTTTGATCGAGAACTCTGGGACTTTGAAACCTTTCAGACACACGATACCCGTCGATAAGATCACGTCCGTAGTGAGTTTCAATGCAAACAAAGATGACAATAAGCAAGAGATAAACGCTGTCACAGACAGCATAATGAACGACGAAAATGTTCGGTTAAACGCAAGCAATTCGAAGAAGAACACGACTACAGATAGTAGAACGAAAGTATCATCGGTAATGAAGgaagaaattgaaatggaaACCTTGAGGGACAATGATTCCAACATCAACGGACAAAAGAAGAATGCCAAAGTCGAACTGTCTGAAGATAACAGCCCAACAGATACCAGTACTCAGGGTATAATAGACGACGACAAGTTCCTGAAACTGGGTACAACGGAGGTCTACTCGGAGATGATTCAACCAGCTTACAATAACATCGACAAGCTGGTACTAAAGAATGATGACGTGAAAACACCACCTGGAAGACTGACCCCCAACATATCTAGAAACTCCACGTTCATTGAAATCGATACTTTGAAGCACACTCCCGGTGAAACAGAGGATACTGATGCCTCAGAAGACAAGCTATCCTCTAATGTGGATGAAGGGACGGTCTGGCTCTCCAATGGAACTTCCAAACCTTCCGTCTCATTGGACACTCGCAAAAAGGTCTACAATGACACTCTGAAGGCCTACGTAGTGGAAAACCAAGTTACTTTAGCACCTGCCAAGACCAATACCGGTATTGGCAGACCTGTTAGACCAAGACCAAAGGTAGACAAGGAAAAAACGTCAAAGACCAGTGAGAAGTCTTCAAACCGAAGTTCCTCGGACGACACGATTCTTCTGGAGCAGCTGTTCGGCGTGCAGAGCCACGAAAGAAACGCGACGAAGCGTCATCCGTTGAGCAATCAACAGCTTCAAATAGATGACCTGCACGGAGGACATGCGAGGATCGAACAGATAGTGGAAGTTGTCACATCGATCAGCACTAAAGTGTCTTCGAACCTAAGCGACGATCCTATCGTGCTCAAGCTGCTGGTTACGAACTCTACCTCGCTTCCAGTAATTCGTTCCGAGTCTCATGAACAAGAAACTTCGACGCCACAGTTCTCGATTCCTGAGGAATTTTCTTTGGACGGTCAAGAGGAGAATCGATCGTTTGTGGACGAATCGGAAGAGAGTCAGGAGTCGAACAAAGGAATAAAGACATCGCCTTCAACGTCCTCGAACGCGCAGACTTCTGACAGGAAGATCTCAGCGATGGAAGAGAGCCGGTACCTTCTAGAGAAGCTGAAGCAACTCGCTGAGATTGGAACTGATGATAAACCGGTCAAGAGTAATAAGAATAATTCGAAACCTGCAATTTCCGTTTCAAACACGAAGTCAAATTCAATGGCGGACGCTAAACCGTTGGACTTTAGTAAGTTGAAAGAAATCGCGGATATCGCGACCGGAAACGAGACTTTGATGAACTCGAGCGCCGGATTTACGATGACGCGTGACGGCGTAGAGATATTCACGAAGATCCTGAACAAAATGGAAGATCGTACCGATAAAATGATCTCTACTACTGAAAAGAGCTCGGAAattg ATGATTGCTTCGGTTTTCTATGCAAAGACGGGAAATGTTTGCCCTCGAGCGGTAGATGCAATATGTTAGGTGAATGTACGAATTCAGAAGACGAAGTGAACTGTGCGTGCGCCGACTTTTTAAAAGCTCAACTCCTCCATCAGAAAATCTGCGATGGGATCGTTGACTGCTGGGACTACTCTGACGAAACTGACTgcg ATTGGTGTGAAGAGGGTCAATTTGTTTGCGGCAACAGCCGAACTTGCGTGGATCATGACAAGGTCTGCAACGGCTTCACGGACTGTCCCGAAGGAGAGGACGAAAAGAAATGCACCGCGCTGATAGAAGACGACACAATATTGCATtacgagaaagaaatcacactCGCTGGGAACGTGAATAATTCCGATGCAACTGTAACTAAAGGTGTATACCTGTCACCCGAAAATGTCCCAGAAGTACAATCCAGTTCTAACAAAGACGTAATCTTCGATCAAGAAGCAGTGGAGTCGTCCATCTTGGAATCGACCACATTGAGTTTATTCAAGGATAATAGTCAAAcagagaaaattattaattccgAAAGCGAGTTGACGATCAAGCAAGGAACCTTCTTCGACAACCATGAACATCTTAATGGCACCACCCACGTATCTGGAAGAGAGATATCTTCGAACACGAAACATGTACTGACACATGGGAACTCGATCCATGTGAATACAAAGAAGAATGGATCGACGGATACGATCAATTTCAAAAAGGAAATCAACAATTACAACGAGAAAGGTTATATAAAcattcggaaaaatggaaaatggggAAAACTGTGTCTAAGTGGGATGGACGGTCTTCTGCAAGAAAGACAGGCCAGCTGGAGTATCGAAGACCTTGGCAGAGCTGTCTGCAAAGCGATTACATATCA GGACTTCGAGACTGTTGAAAAGGTATTGGACGAGAATTCAGAATCGAGCCGTTCTTATTATAGTCTGTCATACAACGAGAAACCCCTGGATAAGACGATCCTGACTTTCAAACCTTCCGAGTGCCCGAGCGGCGAGATTCTCAGGGTCAAGTGCAAGAACCTTGAGTGCGGAATAAGAACGCAGGTTCCATCGCAAGCCAG GATAGTCGGCGGTGGTAGCTCCTCAGCCGGAAGCTGGCCGTGGCAAGTGGCTCTTTACAAAGAAGGAGATTACCAGTGCGGGGGTGCACTTGTTAATGACAGGTGGATCTTGTCCGCCGCGCATTGCTTTTATCA tGCTCAAGATGAATACTGGGTGGCAAGGATAGGAGCAACTCGCAGAGGAAGCTTCCCAAGTCCGTACGAACAGGTCCTGCGGCTAGATTACATATCGTTGCATCCTGAATACATTGATAACGGATTTATAAACGATATAGCAATGCTGAGGCTCGAGAAACCGGTAATCTTCAGCGACTATGTCAGACCGGTATGCCTTCCTGAAACAGAGCCAAAAAGTGGTACTATGTGCACCGTAACAGGATGGGGACAATTGTTTGAGATCGGACGAATATTTC CGGACACTTTGCAAGAAGTACAACTTCCGGTGATTTCAACTGAGGAATGTCGAAGGAAGACTCTGTTTCTTCCTTTGTACAGGATCACGTCCGGCATGCTTTGCGCTGGATTAAAGGACGGCGGAAGGGACGCTTGCTTGGGAGACAGTGGTGGACCTTTGGTTTGCTCGGGATCGGACAATAAATATACTCTTCACG GTATCACTTCGAATGGTTACGGTTGTGCGAGACCAGGAAGGCCAGGAGTATACACGAAAGTTCATCATTACCTTCCCTGGGTCGAGCACACGATATCAAGGGAAGACATCCGATCTTTAATGGTATCCTGCAAGGGTCATCGATGTCCCCTCGGTGAATGTTTGCCAAAATCTCGAGTGTGCAATGGCTTCTTAGAATGTTCGGACGGCAGTGACGAACGTAACTGCCCTATTAATCTTTAA